From Penicillium psychrofluorescens genome assembly, chromosome: 1, one genomic window encodes:
- a CDS encoding uncharacterized protein (ID:PFLUO_001736-T1.cds;~source:funannotate) produces MSTRKRKQDAEEDEVLQALPSDESEEEEEYEDSEPDVSDAGDDDEDDGGDDVSDEDDEEDEEDEDEDEDEGPPAAKKQKTAPASKDKEGAEKENGTNGTAKTNAPAEETVKVKGGDVPKESAQPEVEDAEEAEE; encoded by the exons ATGTCTACCCGCAAGAGAAAGCaagacgccgaggaggatgaggttCTCCAGGCGCTGCCTAGCGACGAgagcgaagaggaagaaga ATATGAAGACTCAGAGCCCGATGTCAGCGACgcgggcgatgacgacgaggatgatggcggcgatgacgTgagtgatgaagatgatgaagaagacgaggaagatgaagatgaggatgaagacgaag GCCCCCCAGCagcaaagaaacaaaagacCGCTCCCGCATCTAAAGACAAGGAGGGCGCCGAGAAAGAGAACGGGACGAATGGCACGGCGAAGACCAATGCTCCCGCCGAAGAAACTGTGAAGGTCAAGGGCGGTGATGTTCCCAAGGAGTCTGCGCAGccggaggtggaggatgccgaggaggctgaggagtAA
- a CDS encoding uncharacterized protein (ID:PFLUO_001737-T1.cds;~source:funannotate), translated as MDSGYASISTAGSDATHTTYIVKCDHAGANICTLPSAGATIVTGPSYVGCSYTDPSESLSSVGCNYIDSGSSAACTEYQSGQSGTHTATFSNIATLPAYAVALGFSTPAATGTAGGTKHTSEASAGNAATATTESPTSTGSAASETKTGGAAEMTGLGNSRFAAGAAVLGGLGLIL; from the exons ATGGATTCTGGTTATGCATCCATTTCTACAGCCGGCAGT GATGCGACTCACACAACCTATATCGTCAAATGCGATCACGCCGGTGCCAATATCTGCACGCTACCTAGTGCTGGTGCCACTATTGTCACCGGCCCGTCGTATGTTGGATGCTCATACACCGATCCGTCGGAGTCATT GTCCTCCGTTGGGTGTAATTATATCGACTCCGGATCTTCGGCTGCCTGCACCGAGTACCAGTCGGGCCAAAGTGGGACCCATACAGCCACTTTTTCGAACATAGCTACTCTCCCTGCCTATGCGGTCGCACTAGGCTTTAGTACTCCTGCTGCTACTGGTACGGCTGGTGGCACCAAACACACTTCCGAAGCTAGCGCTGGAAACGCTGCTACTGCTACGACTGAGTCCCCCACTTCTACCGGTTCGGCAGCAAGTGAGACCAAGACTGGCGGTGCGGCTGAGATGACTGGGCTTGGAAATTCACGTTTTGCTGCCGGTGCAGCAGTTCTGGGGGGACTAGGACTGATACTCTAG